agttttCTGTTGATCGTTTAGTCAATTAATAGATACTCTGTTTCTGCTCTAGAAAAGCCAAAGCTTATCATGTGAGGGAGCCATTTCTACTCCGTagataaatatgttttacaacAGCCCAGGACCTCTGCAGTAGGTATTGTTTGCTTTTCCTAGATGAAGTGCTCGGGTACAGAAACATGAACTGACTGATGTGGTTTGATGTGTATCTAATAAAAAGCATCTCGGGGATGAGTGTCCTGAAGAGCCTGTGATGAACTTCAGGGATGCAGTTCACgttgcttttgtttatttattgaagaCCCTGATGGAGTTGTTGTACAGATTTAGAATCAATTTAGTGCACAGTTGATGCACAGGCAGTGGGTGACTTGCTGACTTTGGCGTTAGTCATGCAGCAGCACTTTACTATAGTGAGGATGCAGAGCACGCCAGAAACAAATCAGGCTGAAAGTAAAAGCTGATGCTAGAGTCctattttcctttattttgtatGTCAGGTTACGAATATACAGTGTAAGAGCacatttggcctttttttttccttttaaagtggtaaaaatgtgtttggattTCAAAATATCTCACCTACGTTGCACTAATTGTCTGCTAAAGCAGCTCATGTGAAGAATCAAAAGCTCCAGTTTTCCATGTCACAATGACTAGATAATAttgtgatgttatttttgaccctttttttgCCCAAACATATATATCAGATTGCCATTTGTCTGCTTTCTGGAACGTTTCAGCTCCACACTAATACAACTAACATCAATAACAGATTCACCATCTGACACAGAGTGACATTTCTTGAAAACagatttaatttacaaagaGTCAGTGACAGTTTTTACAGTGCACATGACACATAATCACTACAGAAGGTTCGCAGAACCCTGatgaaaaatatcaacaacagTGCTGAAAATGACACTTGTAAATAGGAAGccataaatgttacatttaaataaacatactGTTTGATATGACATCTCAGACTGTGCCTCATAGCCCAAACTCCTCAGCAGAAACAGTCTGAGTGTGTTGGACCCTCGGAAGAATGTATTGACCTGAATACTGAGACAACACCATATGGATCGACTGGCCAAGACACTTAGAAGACCTAAGGCCTAATCCCTTCTGGCTAAATAGATTGGTCTAGGAACCCATTTAAAACTGAGTGATagtaacacttttttcaaaataataattagagaATTAGATTGTCCTTGCATAACAGTGGTCctctttaaaaagtatttttgagtCTGAGAAGGGCAGTGTCATCTATAATCCTGATGGAATCATGATATTTATGTGAACTTGTGAAGGAAGCCGtaggtttttttctgttataatgctgcttgaaatgaaaaacactgaaacGGTTTCTTATGATACAAGAGAATAGATACTGTAAGATTAACTCATCAGTTTGTGGTTTAAATACATCTGTGGTGTTGTTTATTGTAATGTTACAGTGACATATTTATCtgtataaaataatgaaatacatgtgatgggatattacagtaaagttagtTATTTTTGCTGTTAGGTTGATGGCAAATATGTACAATGTTCTGTGCATTGATACTGTCTGATACCTCCACTTTCAACTGCCTCATCACTGTTACAGCCTGTGATGTATTCACCtatgtttatacagtatgtaacacTTTTGTCATAATTCAGTTCATTCTCAAAGCTTTGGAATTAAACAAGCCCGTTTTGCATCTTCTTCGAGGCTGTGGCGAACAAGCTTTACATAACGACCAGGTGCCAGATGGCAGTCAGTACTCGTGGTTGGCGTTGCCATCTTtaccccctcctctctctgagGACTGACAATGAACTCAACATGTGCCACTAACATAAGCATTTCTAACAGCAAGCACAACATTGCTGATTTCGATGGACAAATCTCAAAGTTACATGTGCAACCTTTGAAGAAGTCATGTATTGCTGTTGTGTCTTTCTAGGCAAGATGAGATGAGGCAGGActtctctatttatttatttttttcctgtatttgaAAACCATTTCAATGTGGCAGTGTCTCATAGTTTACTTGTGTGTAACATTCATTCCCTGAGCTAGGTGAATGAGATGGACGGAGTCAGTTAAACCTGAGTTTCCAAGGCTTCGAGGCCTGTTGGAAACAAAATTGAGCTTATGACAGTTTAGTGGCAGTGCGTTCAGTAACAGCTGTTTGTAGCATTGCTAGAAAAAATGGTAATCATGGAATCCAAAACTGGGTGTTTCTACTCATAGATGCAACAAAGTGAGATTCCTGTAGCATAGCAGTGAAAAAGTCTCCGGCTATTTCATGAAGATCTGTAATGTAATGGTGACATTCTGAGGAAGATATCCATTTTAATGTACCGTCTTTTTAAGTCATCCAGAGAACCCAGTcgtacatgcacacattttaataatacaaaacttGCAGCATAAATCCTCAAAAAATGTTTCTCTCCGTCTCActttcactctctcacacacacacacgcacacacacagcaaacaagGTTTAGGTTTTTAGGATTCTCAGACAAAATGTTGCCCTGATAATCTTGTTGTGGGTGTGAAGTTCATTGGTTCCTTTTTGGAAGATAACTGTATCCAAGCTTCTCATtgaatcattcattcatttccccTCCAGCACTGCCAAACCCtcccccccccagcacctgTCACTCACTCAGTTTGGCATCACTGGCAGTTTGTTGGCCCGGGACTCACTGTCAGACCCACACAGCTGTGTTGTAGTCAAACAAGGGCTGCATTTTCTCAAGACCAGTCTCTGGCTGTCTCCTGTCTAAATAAATCCCAGCAAATGGCTGGTGGTGGAGCTGGGGGAAGTGGAGTTGTTGGTTCCTCTCTGCCTCAGCTAAATGAGGACATGGTCTGCCTTTGCCCTGCTGCCCATTTGCCCAGAAGGGCAGGTAGAAGCTGCCTTTTGAACTTTTAGGTGGCACTTTCTTTGGCCTTTTGAAGAGGTCGTTGTCTTGCAGCTCCGGAGCCATCCAGCCAGGCCTCTCCTTGAGCAGCTTGTCCCTGTCGGGCCGGACGCCACGCAGGAACTTCTTGAAGATGTTTGTAGTTAATGAGAACTTCCTACAGATCTCCTGCGAGCGGCTGAGGCGGAGAGGGTGAGCTGGGGTGTCTGGTCTGTCCACATCTCCATCCActattctctcctctcttctctttctcctctcctcttcttcccatTCTTCCCTGTCCACTTCAGGAAGGTCTAGCCAGTTGCCCACAAGGTCAGCGAAGACGTTGTCGCCCAGCACTAAGGGCTGACGGTTGCGGCTGCGGCTCATGAGCGAAGAAGTCCAGTCGCTGGCATCGTCTGTGCTGTCCTGGGAGTAGTCGCTGTCCAAAGAAGGGCCTTCTCTGGAGAGGCTGTACAGGATCCCAGGAAGATCCACTGTCTGAGCACGACCGGGAGCCTGTGGCTGAGGGTAGGGCTCCGGTGGAGGGTTTCCCACCATTGGTCCATAGAAATCCACCTGAGGGGCGGAGTATCCTGACCACCTCTTGGGTATAGACTCAAGGTCAGTCACGCTTTGTGCGCTTCTTTCACTTTCCTCGCTTTCACTCTCAAGGCTGGATGCCGAGGAAGATGATGTTCCCATGCTGCTTCTGTTTCGAGACAGGCTCTTGTCATCACGGCTGAAGGTGTTTCTCCTCTCTTGAGACATCCTTGGACTTGGCATCAGACTCTGGCTGGCCTCTTTGAGCATGTTTTGGCTAAAACAAGACCCGTGACTCTTGCCTGAAGTTGAAGCCGCTGTAGCAAATGCTTCAGGAGGAGTAGGTGGAGCTGGATGTGGGAGTCCTCGGTTAATACGCCGACCAGAAATGTCAAGGTTTTCGAGCGCTGTCTGAACCTGAAGGAGCTTAAGTTCCTGAAGGGCTCCCATCATTGAATTCATCTGAGCGTGGAGGCCATCTCCGGCTTCTTTCATACACAGCtgcaggaagacagagagacaaagggatAAATATCTGATGATGAcagacaaaaatcaaaaattTCCAGTTCAGTTTAACTGTTTAGAGATCATCAACCCCGTCATTTGACTCCTTTATCTCTTGCAGGGCCCCTCTCCTCAACCATCAAAAACTGATTTCATCAATGACCCCTTCTTGTTAATCATTTATCTCAGCACCAGCACAAATCCAATTACACACCATCAACTAGCAGCATCAAAGGCATTAAATACATGCATTCAGGAATAAAGTCAGACCAACAGTCctgctttgtgtctctgtgtcggTTAGACTCTTCTCTTGTGTTATGGGTCATGTGACCTAGTTTTAGGTGACAGGCCCCATATGGCCTGCATACAAGACAGGATCCAACCAATGACAGCTGTAAAACCAACTAGTCTTCAActctttttatctgttttccATTTTGCATTCATCCATTTACTTTAATCCATATTTCCTCCCTCCTCCAAGCTCTTTGTTTTCACTCTTACTTCCCTCTGTGCAGAAGTAATCATAAACTCTACCTTtatccttctcttcctcctcctctctctttttactcTCATTTGTTTAAGAGCCTGTGTCATGTGATCTGTTCTAACCGTCTTGCCCtgaaggcagacagacagcccAGAGGCGGCATCCTGACCTGTGTCTTAACTTGTAGACTTGAATCATTTGACCCAGACCTTTGAATCATTCTCTTGACATAAAAACAGGTTCTTCTTCATATAAGAACATGCTCACTTTGGAGTAAGGTAAACCTGCAGAGAGgcctcctttaaaaaaaaacacgtgtAGGAAGACAACTGAAAGCATGTGAGGAATTTTGATAAACATTCTCACGTCTGTGGGAAAATGTTGTTTAGAAGCTTCTAAAGCACACCTACACAAGATGACACTAATCAGCACTTATTTTTCCTATAAACcaagctgtctgtctgtcagcgtCTGTTAAANNNNNNNNNNNNNNNNNNNNNNNNNNNNNNNNNNNNNNNNNNNNNNNNNNNNNNNNNNNNNNNNNNNNNNNNNNNNNNNNNNNNNNNNNNNNNNNNNNNNggtgtgtgtgtgtgtgtgtgtgtgtgtaggagaaaCGGGGGATGCGGGGGGTATTACTCAAGCGGAAACAGACTGACAATGAGAGGAGTGAGAGGGATGGTGAGAGTCAGCAGGATGAGTAGGGATGAAAAGAGGGGAGGGTGAGACAGAGAAGCAGGAGGGTTGTGTGTGAGATGCGGAAGGATCCCTCGCCATATGTTAAGATGTCAAAGAGAAAACTGTTGATGGATTTAATTATGGATGACACCATAAGAACACATGAGGGGGTTTATAGACAGGAGAATGGTGGGGAGGGTTGGTTGTAGGTGTAACATCACCCGGCTGTGATATTTAATCTTGAGGGAGCAGTGATTGCACTGAGCCCCTGGGTGGGAAAAGAAGCCGCGTAAGACAACTGGCAATATGGCATCATTAACAAAGCAACCTTTAAGCACCGTGAGAGGAGGGACTTTTGCAGAATATGGGTTTTTCTGGGAAAACAGACAAATGGTCtacatttagattaaaaaaacaaacattgtagccatgaaaaaaacatataccaAACCTCCATTAaactacaatacaatacaatacatatcTACCTCAGGATGTTTTTGCCCCAATGGCTTTACTTAGGCTCTGTGGATGGTAATGTCAGTTTGTCGGTCCACTgatttggtccagactgaaatatcttaacagCAATTGTATGGATTGCCAGGAAATGTCGCACAGATATCCATATTCCCCTGAGAATGAAGcgtactgactttggtgatgccctggtttttgttttaacacatGGCACATAACATTTTgtgatttcaaattaaaagtctCGACAAGTATGAAATTTGGTACATACATTTATGTCCCTTAGGAAATAAATGTTTAACTTGTTCAGTACCTGCTTTATGACAGCTTGATGACCTAAAAAACTAACAACATTCTCACCAACATCAGCTGCACATCGTGTTTAATTCTAATtagtaaatgttagcatgctaacatgctaaacttagATGGTGTACATGGTATATTATACCAGTAGCATTGTCATTTTAAGCATTGCAacatgctgacgttagcattaagcacaaaataaattatttgacTTTCAAAACGTTTTAGAACAGTGAAACTTATATAGTTTATTGATTAATAAAATTAATTCTGATTATTCTGCCACTTAGTTTCCAGATCATCATGCAATATATTAAAGATAATTGTCTAAAACGAAAGATATTGTGTTTATAATTACATAAAACAGAGAGCCACTTGAAGTATTTAAATTTAGGAAGCTGGTATCAGAGAATGTTTGCCATTTGTTCTTAATAAATTACTTAATTGATTATTATAATTGttgttgattcattttctgtaaattgATTGTGCCTTGACACTTATCCAACCCTGCACCATTAACATGAAATCTCAAGGGTTAAACAGTCTGCACATTTCTGACATATGGCTGAGTAGGTGCACGGGGGAGTGAACAGCCTCTAAGATCAGTTAATAAGCCTATCAATGCACATGCCGGGAACAAAAGCCTCTGAGCTTCCCGTTGGCTTGATAAATTAGGCAGCTAAGGTACGTGTAATTAGCACAATCAGGTTGTATCTTGTCTCTGTGCCTTCCACATATGGCTGACTTCATTAGCTGTAATTGGCTGCGTCCTGGGAGAGGCTGGGAGAGATCACATAGTTATGGTTTACTTTCCTCCACATCAAAGGTCAACAGGTCTGCAAACAAGATGACGTGCATTTATGTATTGTCGTTACATCTTCATAGGCAGATATGTGGCTTCAGTGAAGTTTATGCAGGGATCAGCTGAGGGATTACCGCACTCTGAGCTGCTGGTGAAATCTGGACcaattaatgtattaatttctctttttgaaat
The Etheostoma cragini isolate CJK2018 chromosome 4, CSU_Ecrag_1.0, whole genome shotgun sequence genome window above contains:
- the inka2 gene encoding PAK4-inhibitor INKA2, coding for MEQQLSKPECKNMDACLRRLKQELLCMKEAGDGLHAQMNSMMGALQELKLLQVQTALENLDISGRRINRGLPHPAPPTPPEAFATAASTSGKSHGSCFSQNMLKEASQSLMPSPRMSQERRNTFSRDDKSLSRNRSSMGTSSSSASSLESESEESERSAQSVTDLESIPKRWSGYSAPQVDFYGPMVGNPPPEPYPQPQAPGRAQTVDLPGILYSLSREGPSLDSDYSQDSTDDASDWTSSLMSRSRNRQPLVLGDNVFADLVGNWLDLPEVDREEWEEEERRKRREERIVDGDVDRPDTPAHPLRLSRSQEICRKFSLTTNIFKKFLRGVRPDRDKLLKERPGWMAPELQDNDLFKRPKKVPPKSSKGSFYLPFWANGQQGKGRPCPHLAEAERNQQLHFPQLHHQPFAGIYLDRRQPETGLEKMQPLFDYNTAVWV